The following coding sequences lie in one Synechococcus sp. PCC 7336 genomic window:
- a CDS encoding SAM hydroxide adenosyltransferase: MLNFRCKQSPNDNPDALAGSHGWVEIAVNGGNARDRLRLDYGVKVEVKLECGAGV, translated from the coding sequence GTGCTTAACTTCCGTTGTAAACAATCACCGAATGATAATCCCGATGCACTGGCAGGCAGTCACGGTTGGGTGGAAATTGCGGTGAATGGAGGGAATGCTCGCGATCGCTTGCGGTTAGACTATGGCGTTAAGGTAGAAGTAAAGCTCGAATGCGGAGCGGGAGTTTAG
- a CDS encoding DUF2301 domain-containing membrane protein, producing the protein MPGAQAEVYRGQFGQFEINEGDRRGVVVYRAALMVAALCFAVATGLAMWLPQALAVQWAIAGLYAVFSIAMGVALWTIHIYMVSLHRALQVFWAMGSVAAIATAVVFAPEPLAIAVYHNPLTLLGVGFTFVALTGLFVKEAFCFNRLETKLLTPMIPTLLLGHLFGLLPLEGERGLLVAWAALFLVFALRKTFQEIPPDIGDKSVFEYLAAVRRGDVPAEAS; encoded by the coding sequence ATGCCTGGAGCACAAGCGGAAGTTTATCGAGGACAGTTCGGTCAGTTTGAGATTAACGAGGGCGATCGCCGGGGTGTTGTGGTCTATCGAGCTGCGCTGATGGTGGCGGCCCTCTGTTTCGCGGTGGCAACGGGGTTGGCGATGTGGCTGCCGCAAGCTTTGGCGGTACAGTGGGCGATCGCCGGTTTGTACGCCGTGTTTTCAATTGCGATGGGGGTGGCGCTGTGGACGATCCACATTTATATGGTCTCCCTGCATCGGGCACTGCAGGTGTTTTGGGCGATGGGCTCAGTGGCGGCGATCGCCACAGCGGTGGTTTTCGCGCCCGAACCTCTGGCGATCGCGGTCTACCACAATCCTTTAACTCTGTTGGGCGTTGGATTCACCTTTGTTGCCCTGACGGGATTGTTTGTCAAAGAAGCGTTTTGCTTTAACCGATTGGAAACGAAACTGCTGACGCCAATGATACCCACGTTACTTTTGGGACATTTATTCGGATTGTTGCCGCTGGAGGGGGAGCGGGGCTTGTTAGTGGCTTGGGCAGCCCTCTTTTTAGTCTTTGCGTTGCGCAAAACCTTTCAAGAGATTCCGCCGGATATTGGGGACAAGTCGGTGTTTGAATATTTGGCAGCGGTGCGGCGGGGGGATGTGCCTGCGGAGGCTTCTTAG
- a CDS encoding Uma2 family endonuclease: MTQVLEQRVYTPEEYLDLELASEIRSEYRNGTITPMTGGTPDHNELAINLAALLKSSLRGKPYRIFATDQRLWVPARNLYTYPDVMVVEKPLQLQTGRADTVINPCFLAEVLSKSTRDYDRGEKFSAYRSIDSFREYLLVEQYSIHVEHYVKTASNQWLLSEYDEPNTTFSLSTFETQIEIITLYENIDIDAP, translated from the coding sequence ATGACACAGGTACTAGAACAACGAGTCTACACCCCCGAAGAGTATCTCGACCTCGAACTTGCATCTGAGATCCGCAGCGAATACCGCAATGGAACCATTACTCCTATGACCGGGGGTACACCTGACCATAATGAATTGGCGATTAACCTTGCAGCCTTGCTCAAATCTTCTTTGCGGGGCAAACCCTACCGTATTTTTGCAACCGATCAACGGCTTTGGGTTCCTGCTCGCAATCTTTATACCTATCCCGATGTCATGGTTGTCGAAAAACCCTTACAACTTCAGACCGGGCGTGCTGACACAGTGATAAACCCTTGTTTTTTGGCTGAAGTGCTATCTAAATCAACGCGAGACTACGATCGCGGCGAGAAATTTTCTGCTTACCGCAGTATTGATAGCTTTCGCGAATATCTGCTCGTCGAGCAGTACAGTATCCATGTAGAACATTACGTCAAAACGGCGTCCAATCAATGGCTGCTCTCAGAATATGATGAGCCTAATACCACATTCTCATTGAGTACTTTTGAAACTCAAATCGAAATCATAACACTCTATGAAAACATCGATATTGATGCTCCATAA